GGCGGGTACACGCGAACCGTCCACTTGTAGAATTTATCGAAAACCCATTGAAAGGGCCAGAGTAAAATGAGCAATCCCTTGCCAAACCAGAGAGCCGCCTGCTTCAATCCCCTGAGGACCCCCAGAAAAAATATCTCCACGGCCCGGGAGAGCTTGTTTGGTTTTTCGGGAGGAACGGGCGGCACCGGAGCTTGCCCGGAGCCGTTTCCGCCCAGCGCCGACAACATGGGGATGAGTGTAATCGCCACCAGCAGGGACATCAACAGGGAATACGTTACGGTGAGGGCTTCGTCCGTGAAAAGCTGCCCGGCGATTCCTTTCACAAAAATAATCGGTACAAATACAAAAACGGTGGTCAGGGTGGATGCCACGACCGCCATTCCCACCTCGGACGTGCCCTTATTGGCCGCATCCATCAAAGAGAGACCCTTTTTACGGTAGCGGTCGATGGACTCCAGCACCACAATCGCGCTGTCCACCATCATGCCCACTCCCAGAGCCAACCCCCCGAGTGACATCACGTTTAGCGAAACATGCGACACGTACATTAAGAAAAATGTTGAGACGATCGAAATCGGAATTGCCAGGCTGATAATAAGGGTACTCCGAAGATTTCTCAGAAAAAAGAAAAGAATAATCATGGCCAGAATTCCGCCAATAACGGCTGACGAAAGCACGTCGTTGACGGAATTGCGAATGAATTGTGACTGATCGGCCACAATGGCCAGATGTGTGTTCCCGGAAACGGCCTGAAGCTCCTTTTGAATACCCGCCAGTTTTTTCTTCACCCGGTCGGCAACAGCCACCGTATTGGTACTGGCCTCTTTGTAAATGGCAATTTCCACACTTTCGTGCCCGTTCACCCGGGTAATGACTTTTCGATCCTTGTAACTTTTGTAAGCATGGCCGATGTCCCGCAGGCGCACCACCGCATTCCCCCGCCGGGCGATAACGACATCGTTAATTTCATCGGCGGTCAGAAATTGGTTCAGCGTCCGGACAATGTACTGCGTATCCCCTTCGTCAAGGGTTCCACCGGTCAAATTGATGTTTTCCTGATTTAGGCGATTGGTCACAAGTGTAATAGGAATTTTTAGCACGGCCATTTTGGCCTCATTTACATCCACGTGGATTTCTTCCTCCAGACCGCCACTCACTTGTGCCGCAGCCACACCGTCCAGGCTTTCCAGTTCCTGCTTGATTTTTTCTTCGGCCAGCAGACGCAGAGCAATGAGATTTTGATCCCCGTACAGGGCAATTCGCAAAATGGGTTCCAGTGCGGGATCGTAACGCAGTAAAATGGGCTGGGTGGCATCCTTCGGCAGTTTGACACGATCCAATTTTTCCCGCACGTTGAGGGAAGCAAAGTCCATATTTGTGTCCCAGTTGAACTCAACCACCACATCCGACACGCCGGAGCGGGAGATGGAACTCACCTGCATCACTCCGTTCACCACGCCAACCGCTTCCTCGATTGGTTTTGAGATCAGATTTTCCACCTCGGCCGGAGCGGTTCCCGGATATTCCGTGCGAATGGTGAGCGTGGGATACGTGATATTGGGCAAAAGATCAATGCTCAGGCGATTAAAGGCAATCCAGCCAAAAATGATGGTGGCCAGAAAAAACATCGTAACGGTTACTCGTCGATGAATTGAAAATTCAACCAGTTTCATGGAGTGATGTGTCCTCTTTGATTGTTTTCTTCAGTATTATATTTTGAATGACCTTGCTACTTTCGATCTGTTAACCTTTCGTACCTACGGTACATAAACTCATGTGGCTACATATTCATTACAAACATGTCGCACCTAACGGCGCTCTTGCTGCAGAGATTGTTTAATCCTCAATTAACACTATAAGAAATGCAGTCCCGTAGGGACGATAGATTCATAACATTTTTAATTAACACCCATTGCAAGTTGCCAGACGATTTTGCAAGCCCTTTTTAGGATTATCACGTAACTTTGAAATAACACCCAGACTTGTGGTATTTTTCATCCCTCACCCGGACAATTGAGTTACACCTTCTTGCGTTTCCATTTTCCCCTCCAAAAAAAGTATGCCATCAGGATTCCCTGAAGGCTGTATGCACAGGCGATCGCCAGCCAGATGCCATTTGTCCCCAGACTCAGAAACCGGGGAAGCAGCAGGGCCAGTGGAATTTGTACGGCGAAAATCCCGGTGGTAATCACCAACATCGGTGTTGTGGTGTCGCCGGCACCGCTCTGGGCCATTCCTGTAATCAGGCCAATCGCCAGAAAAGGATACGCCAATGTAGTAATTCTCAAGTACTCGGCACCAATCCTCAACACATCGGGATCCGAATTGAAGATGCGAATCACCCATTCCGGGAAGGCAAAGAACAAAATTCCCATGGGAATCACAAAGAGCAAGTAATAGGCCGTCGTGTAACGGGTGCTTTTCTCGGCCCGATCGGGCTTTTTGGCCCCCAAATTCAAACCGACCAATGTGGCTGCGGTGGAACCCAGTGCCCATCCGGGCAGCATAATTATCATCAGCACCCGTAGTCCCACACCGTAGGCGGCCACGGCCACCGTTCCGTAAACGGCCACAATTCTCATAATGAACAGATCTCCCAGACTTCTCACACCTCCCTGCACAGAGCCGGGAATGGCGATTTTAATAATCCGCCAGATAATATCCAGATTTAACCGAAATTCCCTGAGGTGAATCTGAATGAAAGAGACTCCCCGAAACAAAATCCACAGTCCGATGAGCATTCCGATACCCTGCCCGGTGACGGTGGCAATTGCCGCTCCCCGAACCCCCAGTTTAGGCGCGGGTCCCAGACCGAAAATCAGAATCGGATCAAGCACAATATTCAGCACGGTGGCAAACGCCCAGACCTTCATCGGCGTCAGGGCATCTCCGATTCCCCGCAGAACGGAACTGATCAGGAAAAAAATAATCAGGGCAAACGAACCCAGAAACACAATTTTTAAATAGGGTGTTCCCAGCCGGACAACATCCGGGGCCCCTCCCAGGGCCTTAAGCGCCGGTGCCGCAAAAAAGTGACCCAAAACAGCCAAAAGAACGGATAAGACAACACCGAGAATCAGCGACTGGTACACGACAATTTTGGTCTGTTCGGTATCTCCGGCGCCGAAAAACCGAGAGACCATCGCCCGCGTCCCCATCGAAACCCCGGCCAGAAAGGTCCAGACGACAGACATCAGAATCCCGCTCATGGCCACCGCGCCGATGGCATTGGGACCCAGCCGGCCCACAAAAATCATATCCACAATATTGAACAGATTCTGCAGCAAATTGCCGAGAACCATCGGCCATGCCAGAATCCAGATACTCTTCGGAATGCGCCCTTCCGTGAGATTGTATTTCTGTCGTGAGTTTCCGTTCATGCAGGCAGTCTCTACACCTTTCGAAAAAGATTCCGCAGCCAGATACTGAAATCATCCGTCACCTGATAAATTGCCGGAAGTACAATCAACGTAAGCACTGTAGATACCGTTAATCCCCCGAAAATGGCCAATCCCACGGGGGCCCACATACCGGCTCGCCCCTCCGTGGGGCCGAAAATAGACGGGAAGAAAATGGGCAAAATCAGGGGAAGCAACCCCAGATCCGTGGTAGCGGCCGTCATTAAAATGGGGCGAAGCCGGTCGCGGCCGCCTTTCAAAATGGCCTCCCGCCGGGTCAATCCCTTTCGCCGCATCGTGTTGATATGATCCACCAAGATAATCCCGTTGTTAACCACCAGTCCGAATACGATAATCACACCGAGCATGCCCACTTCGCTCAAGTTGGTATTGGTCAGCCAGAAGGAGAGCAGAATTCCGATAATCGCAAACGGGACGGAAAACATAATCACAAAGGGATGAACCACCGACTCAAACAGCGCTGCCATCACCATTAAAATCAACAGGGCTGAAAACCACAGGACAAAGCGCGATTCTGATTCCGACCGGCGCCACCGGCGATAGTTGCGTCCGAATTCCCAACTGTAGCCCGGAGGAAATTTCATCACCGAAATTGCCTGGGTAATGGCGCGGCCTGCCGTAAACAAACCCCGCCGATCCAGATTGGCATACACCGTGATAATGTGCTTTCGTTTCTCCCGCACCAGTTGCTGCGGGCCTTTGGTTATGCTGAATTTTGCAACCGTGTAAAGCGGCACCAAGGTCTTTTTTTCACTTCCCACGGTGAGATTTTTCAGTTTTTCCAGATTGGCCCGGTCTTCCTCACGGAGTTGAATTTGAATGTCGATTTCCCGGTCTTTTGCCTTGTATTTGGTGCTGGCCCGGCTGGTAAGGGCCGAAAAAATGGTCCGGGCCACGCGCTGAGAGGACAACCCATATTGATTCGACCGCGTCCGATCCACCGAAACCCGTACCTCCTCTTCTCCGGTTTCCAGGCTGGTTTCCACGTCTTTCACGCCCCGGATGTGCGCAATCTGCTTTTGAACCTCTTCCGCAATCATTGAAAGCACATCCAGATCGTCCCCCTTCAGCGTGACACTGATTCCCATTTCTCCTCCGGACATGCCATGCATCCGGCGGATTCGGTACGCGACGCCCGGCAGACGAGGCAGGGCCTTTTGAATTTTCCGAAGGGCCTCCATCGTTGTCAGATGACTTTCCTCCGGATCCTTCAAAAAGAAGGTGATGCGCCCCCGGCCTCCCTGATTGGAGCGGCCTTTGCCAAATTCCGTGGAAATGGCCTGGATTCCAAATTCGTCCCGCTGACTGAGGAATTTGCTCTCGATGCCGTCAAACAACTCCCGGATTTCCTTCATCTGGTAGCTGGGGGGAATATCCACGCGAAAGTCAATCTGCCGGGAGGGTGTCGGCGGCATAAACTCACGGTCAATCTTGGTGTACAGGAAAAGACTCATTCCAAGAACAATCAGGGCCGAACCGATCGTCAGCCAGGGACGGGACAGCGTCCAGCTCATTAGGGACTGGTATTTTTCCGTCAGCCAGACGATTTCTCTGGACTTCGGTTTTTCTTTTCCGGTAAAAATGAGCGACGCCAGCAAGGGAACGAACGTAACGGCAATCAGAAGCGAGGAAAAAAGAATCACGCAAATGACCAACCCGAATTCAAACATGAATCGTCCCATGCCTCCCGACGACATCACCACGCGGGGAAGAAAGACAATCATTGTGGTCAGGGTGGCGGCCATGACGGCCGTGCCCACTTCCCGGCTGCCGACAATCGCGGCGCGTTTGGCATCCAGGCCTTCTTCCTGCTTGTGGCGAAAAATATTTTCCAGAACCACAATGGAGGGGTCTACCACCATCCCGATGGCGTAAATCATGGCCATCATCGAGAGCAGATTCAGTGTAATTCCGGAATGGATGGGACTGAGCCGGGAGAGGTACATGATGAGAAACGTAAACAGAATGGAGATCGGAATGGCCAGTGAAATAATGAGCGTGCTTCGCCATTTTCGGAGAAAAACAAACAGAACCAAAATGGCCAGAATGGCTCCGAATAGCCCCGACCACTTCAGGGAATTAATGCTTTTCAGGATTTCCTGCGATTGGTCCCGGAAAACCTGAATATTTAAATGTCCGTACTGCGGGTCCGTTTGAATGCTTCTCAGGAGCTGCTTGATGCGTTTGGCCACATCGACCACATTGGCCGTGGAGGCCTTGTAAATGGAAAGCACAACAGCGTCTTTTCCGTTCAGGCGGCGGTAGCGTTTTTTCTCCGGGTAGTCATACGTCACTTTGGCCACATCCCGAAGATGAATGGTTGAGCCTCGAATGGGAACGTCGGCAATCTGGCTGATCTCTTTAAATTCCCCGATTGCCCGGACGGTAAATTTTCGGCCGCCGTCGTAAACAAATCCCCCGGAAATATTTACATTATTCGCCCGAATACTCTGAATGAGCTGATACACGTCAATGTGATGGGCACGCAAAAGAGCCTGATTCAGTTGTACCAGAATTTGTCGGCGGTCCACGCCCCAAACATCCACATTGGCCACCCCGTCAATGCGCTCAATGCGCGGCTGCAGGACATTGTTTACAAAATCGATGAGATCCGTTTTACTGCGATCCCAGGAAATGCTGAAATTAAAAATGGGCATGTCGGAGCTTTGCCAGTGCTGGATGCGGATTTGCTCCACATCGTCCGGCAAATACTGCCATGCCCGGTCCATGCGATCCCGGATCTCCATGGCCGCAATGTCCATGTCCGTACCGTCTTCGAACTCCACCGTAACATTTGACCCATTGGCTGAAGACGTGGAGGAGATATTATCCAGATTACTGACCGTACTGACCAGGTCCTCGATGGGCTGGGTAATGAGCCGTTCCACTTCCTCGGGCGAGGAGGATTTGTACGGGACGAAAATTCTGAGCCGGGCGGAGGATATTTCCGGCATGAAGGCCAACGGCAGTCTGTTTAAGGAAATCCATCCCAGGACCACAATCAGCAGCATGATCATGAACATGGTAACGGGACGTTTGACTGCATATTCGGAAATAGTCATAAAAAACCGGGTTCCAGTTGTTTTATTAAAATGTAACCGCACCCTTTACGGGTGCGTCGGCCTATCCTCATTCCGCAGGCGTAAAGCCTGCGGCTACAGGTTCTCGCAGAATTTTTTTCTCACCGCGGGCGCATTCTCAATTTATCCGCGTATTTTTCCCGCATGGCCCGAAAAAAGTCCGCCTGCTTTTTAATATCCTTTTCAAAAGACGGATCTCTTTTGACACGCGCCTCGTACTCTTTTTTAATTTCAGGCACACGCAGCAAAAACTTCTTAAACCGCTTTAGGCGTCTGGCATCCAACGGCGGCCGTGGCGGGTTCTTCTGAATTTCGGATGAATGGGACGCGGCAGGTTTAATTCCGGCCCGGGGAGACTCCGCCGGCACAGCGGTACCCGTTTCGGTCACCATCCGAACGTAAGCTCCGTTCTGAAGCCCTTCCTGCCCCACAACGACCACCCAATCCCCCTCATTTAGGCCGCTCAACACTTCGACCCGATCCCCATCGGCAAAACCCAGTTTCACATCCCGCTGGCGGGCAACGCTGTCCTGTACAACAAACACCCGATCGGTTTCGCTCTCCAGCAGAAGGGCCCGCTTGGGAATCACCAGAGCGTGTGGGTGGGTTTCCGTAATGATTTTCACCGTGGCAAACATTCCGGGGCGCAGGGGCGTCCCCTTCTTCAGCAGCATCACGGTCACCTTCACGGTGCCGCTCTCGGGATCCACAATGGGATTAATCATCTTTACGTGACCCCAAAATTCTCTTCCGGGATAGGCCTCCACCGTAACCAGTGCCCTTTGCCCCACATGGATTTTTTGAATGTCCTTTTCGGGAATAAACACGCGGGCATAAAGCGTGTCGAAATTAACCATCACAAAAACCTTTTGATTCACCCCCACATTATTCCCTAACTCAATCAGACGCTGGGTAATCACACCGGAAATTGGCGCCCGAATTTTGGCATACGTGAGCTTTAGTTGAGCTGCTTCCAACTGGGATTTGGCCGTTTCATACTGATATTTGACATCGTCAAAATTCTCTTTGCTAATGAGATTTTGGGAATACATTTCCTTTGAACGCTGGAAAAGCCGGGCATTGTTTTCCGCCTTTGCCAGGGCCTGTTTAACCTCCAGGCGCAGTTCCCGGTCATCCAATTCGGCCAGAATCCTATTTTTCGGGGCGTAATCGCCCTCTTCTACCGTGATTTTTTGCACCAATCCGGAAACCCGCGACACAACATCCACTTTCCGCAGAGCCTCAATATTGGCATTGCTCAGCAAATAGATGGAAATGGGTTCCCGCTTCACCTTCTCTACCTTTACGGGAATCGCACCCATATTCATGGCAGGACGTCCTCTGCTCATTCCCCGCGAACGTTTGGGAGAAGAATCATTTTTCCCGCAGGAATAGACAAACGCAACCGCTACTGCAAGCAGAACAAAAATTTTAAATCGTGCGCGCATTACCGACGCCCTCCTTTTCGACCCAAATAGTGTACCATCATTACCAGAGCCACAACTAACAGGCCCACAAAAAGAATAAGATTTCGAGAAGATTTTGCGTTTAGGCGTTGTTGGTTAAAAGAATGAAGGATTTTTTCAAGCGCTTCCTGTGACAGGTCACCAAACAGAACTACCGTTGTTCGGCCCAGATTTCGACGCATTTCCCAGACGCCCATGTGAGAGGAAACGGCGGGATACTTCCTTTTGGCCAGGCGAACCCGGGCCTTTTTCTCGAACAGAGAAAGCGTACTCAGGCCGTCGGAGAAAATGAGCTGGGCAAATTCTCTTTTCCGAAATCGCAGCAGCCGGAAGGCCTGTGGCTGAAAGCCTTCCGGAAGCCATTCGGGTAAAAGAACCGGAAACGGGAGAACCTTTTGCAGGGAATCCGCGCTTGCAAAGGTTCTGGAAAACCCGGCCTGTACGGAATCAATCTCATCGGGTAAAATCGTAAACAGCACCGGATCCAGGACGGGATTGAGCAGAAGGTTTTTAAAATAAGAGTACTGAATGAGTTTGCCGTCCGGAGCGATTTTTTTGAGTTTTAAAAGGAAAAAGGTGTTTCGATCAAGCCGAAGGTACAGACTCGGGCGGTCGCCTATTTTGGGGATCAGGGAAAGACGCACGGTCTTCCGGCCCAGAAAAACCCCGGATGGCTCTACGCTTACATTGTAATTTTTAAGAATCAACGCCATTTGAGATTTGGAAATGGCATGCGAAAATAATTTCCGGTGAAAGAGCAGTGTGCGTTTCCGAAATTTTTGTCCCTTCTTTTTCCGAATAAAAACGGACGGCGGAATTTCTATGATTTCTTTTCCCATAAAGGAAAGAGGTAAAATAAATTGAATGTGCCGTTTTCCGGATGTATCCTGGTAAATTTTCTGCCAGATACGCACGGTGTCCACCTGAGTAATCCAGTCGCCCTCGTAGGCCGTGGTCTGATTTGCATGAACCATTTTCCGAAGGATCTCTGCCGTTCCGGTCGGCCGAGAAAAAGCTGGCGTCGTAAAGATCAAAAATCCTGTAAACCAGAAGAGTACTTTAGATGTACGTTTCACTCTTTTTAACAAGCACCTTGTTCGTTGATTAATTTGATAACTTCATTACTAACAAACCCCTAAATCATCTCTTGATGGAGGGGATTTCCCTGCACTTTGTCCGGATTCAATTCCAGCAAAAACAGGCATTACGCGTTCGCGTACCTGCAACCGCTTTTAATATTTAACCTTTCAACTTTTGTACCGACAGAGATTTTATTTTCAAACCGATTTATGAACATTCGGGAAACTCACGGGCCAATCTTTTCTTTCAAGCAGCTACGGTTCGTCCAGCGCCACAACCGCCAGAGAAGCCTGCTGCCCCACCGGGCTAAATTGAGTGGACAACACGTATTCTTCCAGAAAGAACTCATTTTCCTGCTTTTGCTGCGCGCTTGATGCAGCCGGGAATCTTTTGTTTTCTTTTATGCGATAATTCCAGATCATAAACAGAACGACCACGCCCGTCATAATCACCCAGGCCAATTTTCGCCGTTTCCTGTAAATTCTTCCGGAAGAGTTTCCCCTGTTCACTTCCCGGCGAATTTTCTGGAATAAAAATTCCTTTTGAAGAGCAGGCGGTTCGGTCGGGCGAAGTTTTTTCAAAGCCCTGACCGTTTCCCCGTACGCTTGAAATGCTGCACGGCATCGGGCGCACGATTCAAGGTGGGACTCAACATCCTGAATTTCTTCAGGCGGCAACGCATTTTCCAGATAGGCTGTAAATTTGTTCTGAACCTCTTTACAGGTCATCTGTTATCCTTAAAATAGGGTTCCAGCAATTCTTTCAATTTCAACCGCCCGTAATGAAGGCGGGACATCACCGTTCCCACAGGGACGGACAAAATCTCAGCGATCTCCTTCTGAGGCAATTCTTCCAGATCGTAGAGCGTAATGACCAGACGTTGTTCCGGCGGCAGTTTTTCAATGCCTTTCAGCAGGATTTCTTTTTCTTCTTTTCGTGTCAGGGCCAATTCCGGAGAATCCCCGGAATCCGCAAAACTATCGGGATCGACAGGCGTTTTAGAGAAAAACGGAAAAACCCGCGACAAGAGCCGGCGCTTGCGCTGAAGCTTCTGAAATCGATGGACAACAATCTGAAAGAACCAGGTTGAAAAAGTGCGGCTTGCATCGTAGCGGTGCAAACTGCGAAACAGCTCCACAAACGCCTCCTGGACCAGCTCTTCCGCATCACGGGAATTCTGCGTCAGATTTAATGCAAAATGGTAAATCCGATCCAGATACAATCGGGATAACTGATCCATGGCCTGTTTTTGGCCGGCCTTTGCGAGTTGAATCAGCCGTTTTTCGTCAATGGGATCCTGTGTTTCTATTGTATTATTCCCTTACGTCAAAAAAATCTTCAGATCATTTTAATAAATACGAAGAAGCCTTAAAAATAGTTCAAACTGCAGATTGCTCATTTGGCCCCAAAAATAAAATATTTTCCCGGTTGGGAAAAAACCTCACTTTTATCTTGACAATTTCAGAAATTTCTCTAACTTATTTGTGTTTAATCCAATAGAAGAATAGATGCCACACGCCGTGCTCTTATAAATTAGTGAATTTTATGAAATCAATCAAACTAAAATTTGGCCGCTGGCGCGAGAGCTGTTGGCGCCTCTGTTACGGGTGGATTTCCACCCACTACAAAGGACCCTTTACACGCAAACACTTTTTTACCTCCCTATTTTACACAACTCATCGTTTCATTCAACCTTCTCCATTTCATTGCCTTCATATTCAAATGCTGCAACCCGTCAAAACGTTTTTTCGTTCAGATTATCTCTGCTGCTATGTATTTGATCGACCGTTTCTCACCTCAAGCATTTTTGGCAAAAATCATTCATTTAAAACAAGGAGGCATTATGTCTTTTAGATTTGAGACGGATGTTGTCCACGGGGGACAGCATCCCGACACGTTAACCGGGGCTTTAACCCCTCCCATTTATCAAACGTCCACATTCGCTTTTGAAAATGTGGAACAGGGGTCGGCACGGTTTAGCGGGAAAGAAAAAGGGTACATGTACACACGACTGGGAAATCCAAATACAGACCTTCTGGCCAGCAAGGTGGCCAGACTGGAAGGCTTCCCGGCCGGAATTGCGACCAGTTCGGGGATGGCGGCGGTGGCCAATGTGATCCTCGCTTCAGCCAAAGCAGGAGACAGTATTGTTGTAGACGACACCGTTTACGGCGGCACGCATTATCTGGTGGAGCAGGACATTCCCAAATTGGGTATCGAGGTTATTCGGGTTGATGCAGCCGATCTTCAGGCGCTGGAAGCCGCCGTTCGGCCGAATACCCGCCTTATTTTAATTGAAACACCGGCCAACCCGACCCTGAAGATTATTGATATCGAGGCCGCGGCCCGAATCGCTCATGAAAAAGGAGCCCTGCTGGCAGTGGACAACACCTTCTCTTCCCCTTACCTGCAGCGTCCCGGAGAATTCGGGGCGGACATTGTCTTTCACTCGGCCACTAAATATATCAGCGGGCACGGCGACGTGGTGGCCGGTGTCCTTTGTGGTGAAAAGGAGTTTATTGCATCAGCTTTCAAAGTTGCCACGCATTACGGATGGACGATGAGTCCGTTCAATGCCTGGCTGCTCTTAAGAGGATTAAAAACACTGGTTGTGCGCATGGAACGCCACTGCAGTAACGCCATGACTCTTGCGCAGTGGCTCGAAAAACATCCCAAAATTGATCATGTCCTTTACCCCGGACTGGATTCGTTTCCTCAGCATGAACTGGCCAAAAAGCAGATGAAAGGCTTCGGCGGGATTATTTCGTTTGAAATGAAAGGCGGGTTCAACGCCGGAAAAGCCCTTATGGATCATGTTACTCTGGCCAGTCTGGCCGTTAGCCTGGGCGATTGTGATACCCTCATTCAGCATCCGGCTTCGATGACACATGCCGGGATGCGTGAAGAGGAAATGGAAGAAGCCCACATTACTCCCGGGTTGGTCCGTATTTCCGTCGGAATTGAACATGTGGACGATTTGATTGAGGATTTGGAGCAGGCTCTGGAAAAAATCGATTAGAGGAATCTAAAAAAAGCCGCGC
Above is a genomic segment from Calditrichota bacterium containing:
- a CDS encoding efflux RND transporter permease subunit, with translation MTISEYAVKRPVTMFMIMLLIVVLGWISLNRLPLAFMPEISSARLRIFVPYKSSSPEEVERLITQPIEDLVSTVSNLDNISSTSSANGSNVTVEFEDGTDMDIAAMEIRDRMDRAWQYLPDDVEQIRIQHWQSSDMPIFNFSISWDRSKTDLIDFVNNVLQPRIERIDGVANVDVWGVDRRQILVQLNQALLRAHHIDVYQLIQSIRANNVNISGGFVYDGGRKFTVRAIGEFKEISQIADVPIRGSTIHLRDVAKVTYDYPEKKRYRRLNGKDAVVLSIYKASTANVVDVAKRIKQLLRSIQTDPQYGHLNIQVFRDQSQEILKSINSLKWSGLFGAILAILVLFVFLRKWRSTLIISLAIPISILFTFLIMYLSRLSPIHSGITLNLLSMMAMIYAIGMVVDPSIVVLENIFRHKQEEGLDAKRAAIVGSREVGTAVMAATLTTMIVFLPRVVMSSGGMGRFMFEFGLVICVILFSSLLIAVTFVPLLASLIFTGKEKPKSREIVWLTEKYQSLMSWTLSRPWLTIGSALIVLGMSLFLYTKIDREFMPPTPSRQIDFRVDIPPSYQMKEIRELFDGIESKFLSQRDEFGIQAISTEFGKGRSNQGGRGRITFFLKDPEESHLTTMEALRKIQKALPRLPGVAYRIRRMHGMSGGEMGISVTLKGDDLDVLSMIAEEVQKQIAHIRGVKDVETSLETGEEEVRVSVDRTRSNQYGLSSQRVARTIFSALTSRASTKYKAKDREIDIQIQLREEDRANLEKLKNLTVGSEKKTLVPLYTVAKFSITKGPQQLVREKRKHIITVYANLDRRGLFTAGRAITQAISVMKFPPGYSWEFGRNYRRWRRSESESRFVLWFSALLILMVMAALFESVVHPFVIMFSVPFAIIGILLSFWLTNTNLSEVGMLGVIIVFGLVVNNGIILVDHINTMRRKGLTRREAILKGGRDRLRPILMTAATTDLGLLPLILPIFFPSIFGPTEGRAGMWAPVGLAIFGGLTVSTVLTLIVLPAIYQVTDDFSIWLRNLFRKV
- a CDS encoding PLP-dependent transferase gives rise to the protein MSFRFETDVVHGGQHPDTLTGALTPPIYQTSTFAFENVEQGSARFSGKEKGYMYTRLGNPNTDLLASKVARLEGFPAGIATSSGMAAVANVILASAKAGDSIVVDDTVYGGTHYLVEQDIPKLGIEVIRVDAADLQALEAAVRPNTRLILIETPANPTLKIIDIEAAARIAHEKGALLAVDNTFSSPYLQRPGEFGADIVFHSATKYISGHGDVVAGVLCGEKEFIASAFKVATHYGWTMSPFNAWLLLRGLKTLVVRMERHCSNAMTLAQWLEKHPKIDHVLYPGLDSFPQHELAKKQMKGFGGIISFEMKGGFNAGKALMDHVTLASLAVSLGDCDTLIQHPASMTHAGMREEEMEEAHITPGLVRISVGIEHVDDLIEDLEQALEKID
- a CDS encoding sigma-70 family RNA polymerase sigma factor, whose translation is MDQLSRLYLDRIYHFALNLTQNSRDAEELVQEAFVELFRSLHRYDASRTFSTWFFQIVVHRFQKLQRKRRLLSRVFPFFSKTPVDPDSFADSGDSPELALTRKEEKEILLKGIEKLPPEQRLVITLYDLEELPQKEIAEILSVPVGTVMSRLHYGRLKLKELLEPYFKDNR
- a CDS encoding efflux RND transporter permease subunit; protein product: MKLVEFSIHRRVTVTMFFLATIIFGWIAFNRLSIDLLPNITYPTLTIRTEYPGTAPAEVENLISKPIEEAVGVVNGVMQVSSISRSGVSDVVVEFNWDTNMDFASLNVREKLDRVKLPKDATQPILLRYDPALEPILRIALYGDQNLIALRLLAEEKIKQELESLDGVAAAQVSGGLEEEIHVDVNEAKMAVLKIPITLVTNRLNQENINLTGGTLDEGDTQYIVRTLNQFLTADEINDVVIARRGNAVVRLRDIGHAYKSYKDRKVITRVNGHESVEIAIYKEASTNTVAVADRVKKKLAGIQKELQAVSGNTHLAIVADQSQFIRNSVNDVLSSAVIGGILAMIILFFFLRNLRSTLIISLAIPISIVSTFFLMYVSHVSLNVMSLGGLALGVGMMVDSAIVVLESIDRYRKKGLSLMDAANKGTSEVGMAVVASTLTTVFVFVPIIFVKGIAGQLFTDEALTVTYSLLMSLLVAITLIPMLSALGGNGSGQAPVPPVPPEKPNKLSRAVEIFFLGVLRGLKQAALWFGKGLLILLWPFQWVFDKFYKWTVRVYPPTIRWALTHRLQTVVIALALFGLSYLAYLSLGTELIPEMSQGEFIVDVKLPVGTPLEETDRTIQTMMAMGSQDARILRIYAVAGSITQTGVSASEEQENLGQLLVKLKPGILKEKETRVMEDLRKKWESLPGVGVEFSRPSYFSFKTPIEVEVQGYNLDVLDALSKHIASTMREIPGLVDVKSTMEGGNPEIQIQFNRNRVAQLGTDIGSIASLIRNEIQGDVATQLNRRDRKIDVRVRAKKQDRRTIEALKRIIVNPGSSVPVPLFSVASISIERGPSEIRRIDQERVAVISANVEGRDLGSAARDIRKALSKIELPPETRVRIGGQNAEMSVSFESMKFAIFLAIFLVYLVMASQFESLLHPFVIMFTIPFGLVGVFFTLFIFQETISVVVLIGVIMLAGIVVNNAIVLVDYINHLRRVEKMPKFEAIVEAGKVRLRPILMTATTTVLGLLPLALGLGEGSEVRSPMAITVIGGLIMATFLTLVFIPTIYSLVEKSEK
- a CDS encoding efflux RND transporter periplasmic adaptor subunit; this translates as MRARFKIFVLLAVAVAFVYSCGKNDSSPKRSRGMSRGRPAMNMGAIPVKVEKVKREPISIYLLSNANIEALRKVDVVSRVSGLVQKITVEEGDYAPKNRILAELDDRELRLEVKQALAKAENNARLFQRSKEMYSQNLISKENFDDVKYQYETAKSQLEAAQLKLTYAKIRAPISGVITQRLIELGNNVGVNQKVFVMVNFDTLYARVFIPEKDIQKIHVGQRALVTVEAYPGREFWGHVKMINPIVDPESGTVKVTVMLLKKGTPLRPGMFATVKIITETHPHALVIPKRALLLESETDRVFVVQDSVARQRDVKLGFADGDRVEVLSGLNEGDWVVVVGQEGLQNGAYVRMVTETGTAVPAESPRAGIKPAASHSSEIQKNPPRPPLDARRLKRFKKFLLRVPEIKKEYEARVKRDPSFEKDIKKQADFFRAMREKYADKLRMRPR
- a CDS encoding MATE family efflux transporter; the protein is MNGNSRQKYNLTEGRIPKSIWILAWPMVLGNLLQNLFNIVDMIFVGRLGPNAIGAVAMSGILMSVVWTFLAGVSMGTRAMVSRFFGAGDTEQTKIVVYQSLILGVVLSVLLAVLGHFFAAPALKALGGAPDVVRLGTPYLKIVFLGSFALIIFFLISSVLRGIGDALTPMKVWAFATVLNIVLDPILIFGLGPAPKLGVRGAAIATVTGQGIGMLIGLWILFRGVSFIQIHLREFRLNLDIIWRIIKIAIPGSVQGGVRSLGDLFIMRIVAVYGTVAVAAYGVGLRVLMIIMLPGWALGSTAATLVGLNLGAKKPDRAEKSTRYTTAYYLLFVIPMGILFFAFPEWVIRIFNSDPDVLRIGAEYLRITTLAYPFLAIGLITGMAQSGAGDTTTPMLVITTGIFAVQIPLALLLPRFLSLGTNGIWLAIACAYSLQGILMAYFFWRGKWKRKKV